A region of Streptomyces paludis DNA encodes the following proteins:
- a CDS encoding pyridoxal-phosphate dependent enzyme, producing the protein MTPPPPVTLDDVRAAAEQIKGVAHRTPVLRSRTLDALVGAEVHLKCENLQRVGAFKFRGAYNAASRLSPDQLAAGIAAYSSGNHAQAVALAARELGTTAVILMPEDTPASKREAAVGYGAEIVTYDRYTGDRVAIGEALAAERGLALIPPYEHPQVIAGQGTAALELIEEAGPLDALVVPVGGGGLIAGSATAATGLLPGIRVVGVEPAAGDDTKRSLAAGERVAIPVPRTIADGQAADIPGELTFSVNRRLVDSIALVTDDEIRDAMRFAFERLKTVLEPSGASALAALLAGRVERLPRRVGVILSGGNIDTRRFAELCGR; encoded by the coding sequence ATGACTCCCCCACCCCCGGTCACCCTGGACGACGTACGCGCCGCCGCCGAACAGATCAAGGGCGTCGCCCACCGCACACCCGTACTGCGCTCCCGCACGCTGGACGCGCTTGTCGGCGCGGAGGTCCATCTCAAGTGCGAGAACCTCCAGCGCGTCGGCGCGTTCAAGTTCCGGGGCGCCTACAACGCCGCCTCCCGGCTCTCGCCGGACCAGCTGGCCGCCGGCATCGCCGCGTACTCCTCGGGCAACCACGCCCAGGCCGTCGCACTCGCCGCGCGGGAGCTGGGCACCACCGCCGTGATCCTGATGCCGGAGGACACCCCGGCCTCCAAGCGGGAGGCGGCCGTCGGGTACGGGGCGGAGATCGTCACGTACGACCGCTATACGGGCGACCGTGTCGCCATCGGTGAGGCGCTGGCCGCCGAACGCGGGCTGGCGCTGATCCCGCCGTACGAACACCCGCAGGTCATCGCCGGGCAGGGCACCGCCGCGCTGGAGCTGATCGAGGAGGCCGGCCCGCTCGACGCGCTCGTGGTGCCGGTCGGCGGCGGCGGGCTGATCGCGGGCAGCGCCACCGCCGCGACGGGGCTGCTGCCCGGGATCCGGGTGGTCGGCGTCGAGCCTGCGGCAGGCGACGATACGAAGCGGTCGCTGGCGGCGGGCGAGCGCGTCGCGATCCCGGTCCCCCGTACGATCGCCGACGGCCAGGCCGCCGACATCCCGGGTGAGCTGACGTTCTCCGTCAACCGGCGGCTGGTCGACTCCATCGCGCTGGTCACGGACGACGAGATCCGCGACGCCATGCGGTTCGCCTTCGAACGGCTGAAGACCGTCCTCGAACCGAGCGGCGCCTCCGCCCTCGCCGCCCTGCTCGCGGGCCGGGTCGAGCGGCTCCCCCGCCGGGTCGGGGTGATCCTCTCCGGCGGCAACATCGACACGCGGCGCTTCGCCGAACTCTGCGGGCGCTGA
- a CDS encoding helix-turn-helix transcriptional regulator, with protein MTVPKKIKSDKTGKIGRELDREREQEHEQDAIIASLTPVIDGIAATFGSFCEVVIHDYRRPERSVVAIAGAVTGRRVGGAMSEIGMRLLARGDEATDEVNYLTRTESGKIVKSSTMILRDSAGTVFGALCVNLDVTAVNQAHAVIGEIAGVAPLTAMPATTFGNDIDSVVDAMVDAHQLRQNKSWADLDRAERLALFRSLDERGVFAVRRAVEQVAARFGISRASAYHYLGDARAQSGTGNNANSPTNLPDGAPRP; from the coding sequence ATGACCGTCCCGAAGAAAATTAAGAGCGATAAGACCGGCAAGATCGGGCGGGAGCTGGACCGGGAGCGGGAGCAGGAGCACGAGCAGGACGCGATCATCGCCTCGCTCACCCCCGTCATCGACGGGATCGCCGCCACCTTCGGCTCGTTCTGCGAGGTCGTCATCCATGACTACCGCCGCCCGGAGCGTTCGGTCGTGGCGATCGCCGGGGCCGTGACCGGGCGCCGGGTCGGCGGGGCGATGAGCGAGATCGGGATGCGGTTGCTGGCGCGCGGCGACGAGGCCACCGACGAGGTGAACTACCTCACCCGTACGGAGAGCGGAAAGATCGTCAAGTCCTCCACGATGATCCTGCGCGACTCGGCGGGCACGGTCTTCGGAGCGCTGTGCGTCAACCTCGACGTGACCGCCGTCAACCAGGCACATGCCGTGATCGGCGAAATCGCCGGGGTCGCCCCGCTTACGGCCATGCCCGCCACCACCTTCGGGAACGACATCGACTCCGTCGTGGACGCCATGGTCGACGCCCACCAACTGCGGCAGAACAAGTCCTGGGCGGATCTCGACCGGGCGGAGCGGCTGGCGCTCTTCCGGAGTCTGGACGAGCGCGGGGTCTTCGCCGTACGGCGGGCGGTCGAGCAGGTCGCGGCCCGGTTCGGCATCTCCCGGGCCTCCGCGTACCACTACCTGGGCGACGCCCGCGCGCAGTCCGGCACAGGCAACAACGCCAACTCACCCACGAACCTCCCGGACGGAGCGCCCCGCCCATGA
- the abc-f gene encoding ribosomal protection-like ABC-F family protein, whose protein sequence is MRERAQLAIKDVSKAYGDRSVLDQVSLTVRPGERAGVIGENGSGKSTLLRLLAGAEHPDSGEVTVSFPGGVGHLAQTLGLGPDRTVQDAVDDALAELRDLERRIAAAESALGAASAITDRTASGAVGDTADSAAQLASYGELLTAYEERDGYRADARVEAALHGLGLARITRDRTLGSLSGGERSRLALACVLAASPELLLLDEPTNHLDHRATAWLEERLRAHRGTVLAVTHDRAFLERIATTVLEVDRDTRTVRRYGDGWAGYRAAKAAERLRRQQEHLAWLAEVAGARELSSAAGQRLAATGKDPRQGFGKHRRAHDAKLSGQVRAARRRLERLERAPVPAPPEPLRFTAAFTAPTSPRTPDSARTGTDDTTVAELTDVTVADRLRVPGLRVRAGERLLVTGPNGAGKTTLLRVLAGDLEPGGGTVRHRGLIGYLAQELPAVPSRRPLLHAFAAGRPGPPEEYGDELLALGLFRPADLAVSVAALSVGQRRRLALARLVTRPADLLILDEPTNHLAPDLVEEVEEALAGFPGAVVAVSHDRRFRARFTGGRLELRAGRVVLP, encoded by the coding sequence ATGCGCGAACGCGCCCAATTGGCGATCAAAGATGTATCGAAGGCATACGGAGACCGATCGGTTCTCGATCAGGTCTCCCTGACCGTACGGCCCGGTGAGCGGGCCGGGGTCATCGGGGAGAACGGCTCCGGCAAGTCGACGCTGCTGCGGCTGCTGGCCGGGGCCGAGCACCCGGACTCCGGCGAGGTGACGGTCTCGTTCCCGGGCGGGGTCGGCCATCTCGCCCAGACCCTCGGCCTCGGCCCGGACCGTACCGTCCAGGACGCCGTGGACGACGCCCTCGCCGAGCTGCGGGATCTCGAACGCCGGATCGCGGCGGCCGAGTCCGCACTCGGCGCGGCGAGCGCCATCACGGACCGTACGGCAAGCGGCGCGGTAGGCGATACGGCAGACAGCGCGGCCCAACTCGCCTCGTACGGCGAGCTGCTGACCGCCTACGAGGAGCGCGACGGCTACCGCGCCGACGCCCGCGTCGAAGCCGCCCTGCACGGCCTCGGCCTCGCCCGGATCACCCGCGACCGCACCCTCGGCTCGCTCTCCGGCGGGGAGCGGTCCCGGCTGGCGCTCGCGTGCGTCCTCGCCGCCTCCCCCGAACTGCTGCTGCTCGACGAACCCACCAACCACCTCGACCACCGGGCCACCGCCTGGCTGGAGGAGCGGCTGCGGGCCCACCGCGGCACGGTACTGGCCGTCACCCACGACCGGGCGTTCCTGGAGCGGATCGCGACGACGGTCCTCGAAGTCGACCGGGACACCCGGACGGTGCGCCGGTACGGCGACGGCTGGGCCGGTTACCGCGCCGCCAAGGCCGCCGAACGGCTGCGCCGGCAGCAGGAGCACCTGGCGTGGCTGGCCGAGGTGGCCGGCGCGCGGGAGCTGTCCAGCGCCGCCGGGCAGCGCCTCGCGGCCACCGGCAAGGACCCGCGCCAGGGCTTCGGCAAGCACCGCCGCGCGCATGACGCGAAGCTGTCCGGGCAGGTACGGGCGGCGCGCCGGCGGCTGGAGCGGCTGGAGCGCGCCCCGGTACCGGCGCCGCCGGAGCCGCTGCGGTTCACGGCGGCGTTCACCGCGCCCACCTCACCCCGTACCCCGGACAGCGCCCGTACGGGTACGGACGACACCACCGTCGCCGAACTGACCGACGTCACGGTCGCCGACCGCCTGCGCGTCCCCGGCCTCCGCGTCCGTGCGGGCGAACGGCTGCTGGTGACCGGCCCCAACGGCGCGGGCAAGACCACCCTCCTCCGGGTCCTGGCCGGTGATCTGGAACCCGGCGGCGGTACGGTCCGCCACCGCGGCCTGATCGGCTATCTCGCCCAGGAGCTGCCCGCCGTCCCGTCCCGCCGCCCGCTGCTGCACGCCTTCGCCGCGGGCCGTCCGGGACCGCCGGAGGAGTACGGGGACGAGCTGCTGGCCCTCGGTCTCTTCCGCCCGGCCGATCTGGCCGTATCCGTGGCCGCGCTCTCGGTCGGCCAGCGCCGCAGGCTGGCACTGGCCCGGCTGGTGACCCGTCCGGCGGACCTGCTGATTCTCGACGAACCGACGAACCATCTGGCGCCTGACCTGGTGGAGGAGGTGGAGGAGGCGCTCGCCGGGTTCCCGGGGGCGGTGGTCGCGGTCTCCCACGACCGGCGCTTCCGCGCGCGGTTCACGGGCGGGCGGCTGGAGCTGCGGGCGGGGCGGGTGGTCTTGCCGTGA
- a CDS encoding ParB/Srx family N-terminal domain-containing protein: MTTSTRPQNALARRPVTALTVAALALGGALAGGGTATAAPQTAAPQKAAPKPAPAKPATPAKPAAPQAGDLLDVTLDQLRPTQPTVGFDQIYYKLGRYSSTKDEANGNFNKRFDDWCETNGQEKAASVQPNAKISDASSFTCTVPVGKETAETRAAMKTVVVGPGRTLYLTDGHHSLTSFLETPGGGPKTHIRLRVTANLSNLSTTAFWKTMQERKWVRLRDENNRPITVQQLPSRLGLARFHDDRYRSLVYFTRDIGYQPPADAAEFLEFQWGTWLRDRVNLASYDLTSTDSYLAAIRAASEAMSATPGDTVIADGRTADELGRMAQWNDGKKATGGEFGKLGTPVTEAKPGKLAYALDYRAHLPVKPGKPCKTTKPSTPKPGQR, encoded by the coding sequence ATGACCACCTCGACCCGCCCCCAGAACGCTCTCGCCCGGCGCCCGGTGACGGCCCTGACCGTGGCCGCGCTGGCCCTCGGCGGCGCCCTGGCAGGCGGCGGTACGGCGACGGCCGCCCCTCAGACAGCCGCCCCTCAGAAGGCCGCCCCGAAGCCGGCCCCGGCCAAGCCCGCCACGCCCGCCAAGCCCGCCGCCCCCCAGGCCGGTGACCTCCTCGACGTCACGCTCGACCAGCTGCGCCCCACCCAGCCGACCGTGGGCTTCGACCAGATCTACTACAAGCTCGGCCGCTACAGCTCCACCAAGGACGAGGCCAACGGCAACTTCAACAAGCGCTTCGACGACTGGTGCGAGACCAACGGCCAGGAGAAGGCCGCAAGTGTGCAGCCGAACGCGAAGATCTCCGACGCGTCGTCCTTCACCTGCACCGTGCCCGTCGGCAAGGAGACCGCCGAGACCCGCGCCGCGATGAAGACCGTCGTGGTCGGCCCCGGGCGCACCCTCTATCTGACTGACGGGCACCACTCGCTGACGTCCTTCCTGGAGACGCCCGGCGGCGGCCCGAAGACCCACATCCGGCTCCGCGTCACGGCCAACCTCAGCAATCTCTCCACCACCGCGTTCTGGAAGACCATGCAGGAGCGCAAGTGGGTCCGGCTGCGCGACGAGAACAACCGCCCCATCACCGTCCAGCAGCTGCCCAGCCGCCTCGGCCTGGCGCGGTTCCACGACGACCGCTACCGCAGCCTCGTCTACTTCACCCGTGACATCGGCTACCAGCCGCCCGCCGACGCGGCGGAGTTCCTGGAGTTCCAGTGGGGCACCTGGCTGCGTGACCGGGTGAACCTCGCCTCGTACGACCTGACCTCCACGGACTCGTACCTCGCCGCGATCCGCGCCGCCTCCGAGGCGATGTCGGCGACACCCGGCGACACCGTCATCGCCGATGGCCGCACGGCCGACGAGCTGGGCCGGATGGCGCAGTGGAACGACGGCAAGAAGGCGACCGGCGGCGAGTTCGGCAAGCTCGGTACGCCGGTCACCGAGGCGAAGCCGGGCAAGCTCGCGTACGCGCTCGACTACCGCGCCCACCTCCCCGTCAAGCCGGGCAAGCCCTGCAAGACCACCAAGCCCAGCACGCCAAAGCCCGGCCAGCGATAA
- a CDS encoding CPBP family intramembrane glutamic endopeptidase produces the protein MVRRWKLHVVRHPVLGAVELTLAWHAVLLLVAEVILPPLAPRWFPDLGSALVNVACAVAVLGLLWRWGWLRSSGVATLGAPRRWWLAVPLLLVECSYAAAGVSGGPGTLVGGVVLLFWGSVNEEFQSRGLVQRAAAPLGPARTSVLVGVLFGVGHFQNYLFFGSPLDNTLWQVLSTSLFGFGCATLRYATGSVWPGVVVHWSGNFFSIHSPGAAPDWWQACVYVFPVGYGVWLLRSHITHIGADDGVHRAAT, from the coding sequence ATGGTCCGACGGTGGAAGCTCCATGTCGTACGCCATCCGGTCCTGGGTGCCGTCGAGTTGACGCTCGCGTGGCATGCCGTCCTGCTGCTCGTGGCCGAGGTGATCCTGCCGCCGCTGGCACCGCGCTGGTTCCCCGACCTGGGCTCGGCGCTCGTCAACGTGGCGTGCGCGGTCGCCGTGTTGGGCCTGCTGTGGCGCTGGGGGTGGCTGCGCTCCTCGGGCGTGGCGACCCTGGGCGCCCCTCGGCGCTGGTGGCTCGCCGTACCGCTGCTGCTCGTCGAGTGCTCGTACGCCGCCGCCGGTGTCTCCGGCGGCCCGGGAACGCTCGTCGGTGGGGTGGTCCTGCTGTTCTGGGGTTCGGTGAACGAGGAGTTCCAGAGCCGCGGTCTGGTGCAGCGGGCCGCCGCCCCGCTCGGGCCCGCGCGGACGTCGGTCCTCGTCGGCGTGCTGTTCGGTGTCGGCCACTTCCAGAACTATCTGTTCTTCGGCTCGCCGCTCGACAACACGCTGTGGCAGGTGCTGTCCACATCGCTCTTCGGGTTCGGCTGCGCGACGCTGCGGTACGCGACCGGTTCCGTCTGGCCGGGTGTCGTCGTCCACTGGTCCGGCAACTTCTTCAGCATCCACTCGCCCGGCGCGGCGCCCGACTGGTGGCAGGCGTGCGTCTATGTCTTCCCGGTCGGCTACGGCGTCTGGCTGCTGCGGTCCCACATCACCCATATCGGCGCCGACGACGGCGTTCACCGGGCGGCCACCTGA
- a CDS encoding glycoside hydrolase family 38 N-terminal domain-containing protein, which translates to MRIRDVRSTDLFTGPAHAPRQVVRVTVQAGPGAGTGPSRLRVEGPTVSTPAPVPVPALAAGEERVVEAGVVIAAPAPEGSVHRVTAVWEETTGPGSGGGSGTGAGRAGGSGQAVGSGSVVASATGWTMWMISHFHYDPVWWNTQAGFTEIRHQLPDLPWVDRLRPPHVRSAFDLVRAHLDAARHDEDYRFVLAEIDYLKPHWDAFPRDRADLRRFLRDDRIELVGGSYNEPNTNLTHPESTIRNTVMGVGYQRDILGGDPRSGWQLDVFGHDPAYPGLLADAGLDSSAWARGPFHNSGPVGHTGDIERMEFPSEFEWISPSGRGVLTHYMAGHYTAGWAIHRTESLDAAMAAAYDQFASLKKVAATRNVLLPVGHDHNVPSRWCTEIHRAWSEKYVWPRFTMGLPRDFFAAVRRESAGGTGSPARRISPQTRDMNPVFTGKDVSYIDTKQAQRAAETAVLDGERLATLAALLGESFPAADLDKAWRQLAYGAHHDAITGTESDQVYLDLVGGWREAYELGDRVRTTALRALACHTDTRGEGQAVLVANTLSWQRDGLVTLPLDTLPHDTLPVEGLTGSRPVVVRDTDGKTVPSVTVPSATGAGTVTFLARDVPSLGHRVYHLAPLAEGEQPTDQVQEETHDQPAAWTPVPGATAAANDRFRIEADPARGGVLTRITDLRDGRELLRPNGVGAELTLQDEHTTHPVWGEGPWHLLPKGPASHRTGDRPAASVRVERSPLGERLVTETPLDGLRLTQTATLLHGSERVDFHTRVDGSIGEDRLLRVRFDLDLPGTLPVSEVGFAAIGRPFGFPDSDAAEHMWTLDNPAHTWSGLSTTARVALHGADGTTLHHAFGIAEVIAPADLHVRPLLTRLVARGVTATSTRPDSPRYGSLDADSNLPDIRVTPTTDNPADNPFAEAVLASCAPEFRQALAAHGRVFVPAERSRHASWRPGADLRGVRDLPVLIVRAGDTLADLVDGAVDVPVPAGLPTTAEPACDYSAALLNHGTPSSVATPDGSLHLTLMRACTDWPAGVWLDGERRTAPDGSGFNLQHWSHDFRFSLTAGPGDWRQAGFVRAGHEANHPLLATATAPSPGQLPPRVSLVEVAPATVGLSALKPRGNPLSSGLPGDTAPARDGLTVRLYETQGRPVTAELRVYGGLAAPERTDLLEHSTAPAPTALECGTDGAVRIPLGAADIATIAAVPLHRPDGRQQQQQAGHEEQRPSPAHEPVQPVFARYWLHNTGPAPIGGLPTNIRLTRLETTGTAGTAETPDTAAFRITVSVSARPARGTVTLDLPPGLSALPLPPLDYDLAPGEYAEFEIRVRRDSAAAPGTYFVAARLRDEEGQLLEDALPFTPEDPAAPLDLGARLTRPGPGRLTLLLANPTAGEVRGEAHLISPYGTWGAPGDPLTLAPRLRGFALAPGATTALDFTVTTAPDPGPAGASGEWWALAKVASFGRVLYTNTVALNAEVPPSQ; encoded by the coding sequence ATGCGCATCCGCGACGTCCGGTCCACCGACCTGTTCACCGGCCCGGCACACGCCCCCCGCCAGGTCGTACGGGTCACCGTGCAGGCCGGCCCCGGGGCCGGCACCGGACCGTCGCGGCTGCGCGTCGAGGGCCCGACCGTCTCCACGCCCGCGCCCGTGCCCGTACCGGCGCTGGCGGCGGGCGAGGAGCGGGTCGTCGAGGCGGGCGTGGTGATCGCCGCGCCCGCGCCCGAGGGCTCGGTCCACCGGGTCACGGCGGTGTGGGAGGAGACCACAGGCCCGGGGAGCGGCGGCGGCTCGGGCACCGGCGCCGGGCGGGCCGGCGGAAGCGGACAGGCCGTCGGGAGCGGCAGCGTGGTCGCCTCGGCCACCGGCTGGACGATGTGGATGATCTCGCACTTCCACTACGACCCGGTCTGGTGGAACACCCAGGCGGGCTTCACCGAGATCCGCCACCAACTGCCCGACCTCCCCTGGGTCGACCGGCTCCGCCCGCCGCACGTCCGCAGCGCCTTCGACCTCGTCCGCGCCCATCTCGACGCGGCCCGCCACGACGAGGACTACCGCTTCGTCCTCGCCGAGATCGACTACCTCAAGCCGCACTGGGACGCCTTCCCCCGCGACCGGGCCGATCTGCGCCGCTTCCTGCGCGACGACCGCATCGAACTCGTCGGCGGCAGCTACAACGAGCCCAACACCAATCTCACCCACCCCGAGTCCACCATCCGCAACACCGTCATGGGCGTCGGCTACCAGCGCGACATCCTCGGCGGCGACCCCCGCTCCGGCTGGCAGCTCGATGTCTTCGGCCATGACCCGGCCTACCCCGGGCTGCTGGCGGACGCCGGACTCGACTCCAGCGCCTGGGCGCGCGGCCCCTTCCACAACTCGGGCCCCGTCGGGCACACCGGCGACATCGAACGGATGGAGTTCCCCTCCGAGTTCGAGTGGATCTCGCCCAGTGGGCGCGGTGTCCTCACCCACTACATGGCCGGGCACTACACCGCCGGCTGGGCCATCCACCGCACCGAGTCGCTCGACGCGGCGATGGCCGCCGCCTACGACCAGTTCGCCTCGCTCAAGAAAGTCGCCGCGACCCGCAACGTCCTGCTGCCCGTCGGGCACGACCACAATGTGCCCTCCCGCTGGTGCACGGAGATCCACCGCGCCTGGTCGGAGAAGTACGTCTGGCCCCGCTTCACCATGGGGCTGCCGCGCGACTTCTTCGCCGCCGTACGCCGTGAGTCGGCGGGCGGAACCGGATCGCCAGCGCGCCGGATCAGCCCGCAGACCCGCGACATGAACCCGGTCTTCACCGGCAAGGACGTCTCCTACATCGACACCAAGCAGGCCCAGCGCGCCGCCGAGACCGCCGTCCTCGACGGCGAGCGGCTCGCCACCCTGGCGGCGCTCCTCGGCGAGTCCTTCCCGGCGGCCGACCTCGACAAGGCGTGGCGCCAACTCGCCTACGGCGCCCACCACGACGCCATCACCGGGACCGAGTCCGACCAGGTGTACCTGGACCTCGTCGGCGGCTGGCGCGAGGCGTACGAACTCGGTGACCGCGTCCGGACGACCGCCCTGCGCGCCCTCGCCTGCCACACCGACACGCGCGGCGAGGGGCAGGCCGTGCTTGTCGCCAACACCCTTTCGTGGCAACGCGACGGGCTCGTGACGCTGCCCCTCGACACGCTGCCTCACGACACCCTGCCGGTCGAGGGCCTTACGGGCTCCCGGCCCGTCGTCGTACGCGACACGGACGGCAAGACCGTCCCCTCCGTGACCGTCCCCTCCGCCACCGGCGCCGGCACCGTCACCTTCCTCGCCCGCGACGTGCCTTCCCTGGGCCACCGCGTGTACCACCTGGCCCCCCTGGCGGAGGGCGAGCAGCCAACCGATCAGGTACAAGAGGAAACGCACGACCAGCCCGCCGCCTGGACCCCCGTCCCCGGCGCCACCGCCGCCGCCAACGACCGCTTCCGCATCGAGGCGGACCCGGCCCGGGGCGGCGTCCTCACCCGTATCACCGACCTGCGCGACGGCCGCGAACTGCTGCGCCCCAACGGCGTCGGGGCCGAACTCACCCTCCAGGACGAGCACACCACCCACCCCGTCTGGGGCGAGGGCCCCTGGCATCTGCTCCCCAAGGGGCCCGCCTCGCACCGCACGGGCGACCGGCCCGCCGCGTCCGTACGCGTCGAGCGCTCTCCCCTCGGCGAGCGCCTCGTCACCGAGACGCCGCTCGACGGGCTGCGGCTCACCCAGACCGCCACGCTGCTGCACGGCTCCGAGCGCGTCGACTTCCACACGCGTGTGGACGGCTCGATCGGGGAGGACCGGCTGCTGCGCGTACGCTTCGATCTCGATCTGCCCGGCACGCTGCCCGTCTCGGAGGTCGGATTCGCCGCCATCGGGCGGCCGTTCGGCTTCCCGGATTCCGACGCGGCCGAACATATGTGGACCCTCGACAACCCCGCCCACACCTGGTCGGGCCTCTCCACCACCGCCCGCGTCGCCCTGCACGGCGCCGACGGCACCACCCTGCACCACGCCTTCGGCATCGCCGAAGTGATCGCCCCCGCCGATCTTCACGTCCGCCCCCTGCTCACCCGTCTCGTCGCCCGCGGCGTGACCGCCACGAGCACCCGTCCGGACAGCCCGCGCTACGGCTCGCTCGACGCCGACTCGAATCTGCCCGACATCAGAGTGACACCCACCACTGACAATCCCGCCGACAACCCGTTCGCCGAGGCCGTCCTCGCCTCCTGCGCACCGGAGTTCCGGCAGGCACTCGCCGCGCACGGGCGGGTCTTCGTCCCGGCCGAACGGTCCCGGCACGCGTCCTGGCGGCCGGGCGCCGACCTGCGCGGCGTACGGGACCTGCCGGTCCTGATCGTGCGGGCCGGGGACACCCTGGCCGACCTCGTCGACGGCGCCGTCGACGTCCCCGTACCGGCCGGGCTCCCGACCACCGCCGAGCCCGCCTGCGACTACTCCGCCGCGCTCCTCAACCACGGCACCCCCAGCTCCGTCGCCACCCCCGACGGAAGCCTCCACCTCACCCTCATGCGCGCGTGCACCGACTGGCCGGCCGGGGTCTGGCTGGACGGCGAGCGGCGCACCGCGCCCGACGGCAGCGGCTTCAACCTCCAGCACTGGAGCCACGACTTCCGCTTCAGCCTCACCGCGGGCCCCGGCGACTGGCGCCAGGCCGGTTTCGTACGGGCGGGCCACGAGGCGAACCACCCGCTGCTGGCCACCGCCACCGCCCCTTCCCCCGGTCAACTGCCGCCGCGCGTCTCGCTCGTCGAGGTCGCCCCGGCCACGGTCGGCCTCAGCGCGCTCAAGCCGCGCGGCAACCCGCTGTCGTCCGGCCTGCCCGGCGACACGGCACCCGCGCGCGACGGCCTGACGGTCCGGCTGTACGAGACGCAGGGCCGCCCCGTCACGGCCGAACTCCGGGTGTACGGCGGCCTCGCCGCGCCCGAGCGCACCGACCTCCTGGAGCACTCCACCGCCCCGGCACCGACCGCCCTGGAGTGCGGTACGGACGGAGCGGTACGGATCCCCCTCGGCGCGGCCGACATCGCGACGATCGCGGCCGTACCCCTGCACCGTCCGGACGGGCGGCAGCAACAGCAGCAAGCGGGCCATGAGGAACAGCGGCCGTCGCCCGCCCACGAGCCCGTCCAGCCCGTCTTCGCGCGCTACTGGCTGCACAACACCGGCCCCGCACCCATCGGCGGCCTCCCCACGAACATCCGCCTGACGCGACTGGAGACGACGGGAACGGCGGGAACGGCAGAGACACCCGACACCGCCGCCTTCCGTATCACCGTCTCCGTCTCCGCGCGGCCCGCCCGTGGCACCGTCACCCTCGACCTCCCGCCCGGCCTCAGCGCGCTCCCCCTGCCGCCGCTCGACTACGACCTCGCGCCCGGCGAGTACGCCGAGTTCGAGATCCGCGTACGCCGGGACTCGGCGGCGGCGCCGGGCACGTACTTCGTGGCCGCGCGCCTACGTGACGAGGAGGGCCAACTGCTGGAGGACGCGCTGCCGTTCACACCCGAGGACCCGGCGGCCCCGCTGGACCTCGGCGCCCGGCTCACCCGCCCCGGGCCCGGCCGGCTCACGCTGCTGCTGGCCAACCCGACCGCGGGCGAGGTGCGCGGGGAGGCCCACCTCATCAGCCCGTACGGCACCTGGGGCGCGCCCGGCGACCCGCTCACCCTCGCGCCCCGGCTGCGCGGCTTCGCGCTCGCGCCCGGCGCCACGACCGCCCTGGACTTCACCGTCACCACCGCGCCGGACCCGGGTCCGGCCGGGGCCTCCGGCGAGTGGTGGGCGCTGGCGAAGGTGGCGTCCTTCGGCCGTGTCCTGTACACGAACACCGTCGCACTGAACGCGGAAGTCCCGCCCAGCCAGTGA